In one Brevibacillus composti genomic region, the following are encoded:
- a CDS encoding sigma-54-dependent Fis family transcriptional regulator, protein MANILVIAPYQGLADLFQEAAAESGKKIRVEVGDLSAGLAKVRELGEDSCDVIISRGATARLLREHCRTPVVDVKVTGYDLLRTLTLLRGYPGKIGLVSYRNTVQRADEIGALIDMNLEFYPIEQEDQLEAELRKAKEQGIAVMVGDVISTQAAARLGIKSILITSGREAVMDAIDEAERLVASIQKEREARSLLEAAFAHFPGGLLLTDPAGEVLAANEKAIALMRKSQAPGEDGAKEAQPDAVRQLVTRLVSSSFSSQSRGRRPEVIQLEAEGEDILAQQIPLEIVGGGGAHLFVLKSAAEIRSAELLLRKHRVREREREQPISHVNQLVATSDAMKRILAAAEGCSQSNLPVLLLGEAGTEKKSIAWAIHNASERCDGPFVTLDCAAHEPEQLTNELFGRKPQDGTDSPQGEGALALASGGTLFIDHVSLLPPVVQSRLLRVLQERAIADGDARTHPVEIRLIAADARDLQEAVEAGTFSRELHSRLSGSTLLIPPLRHRMEDLEELVRWMIASYNQQHGKQIVGMREEALALLKKRSWPGNLAELEIAVHGLCERAPGPFIEAEQVMELSQAKAFDGPTASRERWIDLGAKTLEELEREIIIRVLEEEGQNQSQAAKRLGIDRSTLWRKIKQLTRE, encoded by the coding sequence GTGGCAAATATACTGGTGATTGCCCCCTACCAGGGTCTGGCAGATCTGTTCCAGGAGGCGGCTGCGGAGAGCGGCAAAAAGATCCGCGTCGAAGTGGGGGATTTGTCCGCAGGCCTGGCCAAGGTCAGAGAACTGGGAGAAGACTCCTGCGATGTCATCATCAGCCGAGGGGCTACCGCCCGGCTGCTGCGGGAGCATTGCCGCACGCCTGTGGTCGATGTAAAGGTAACGGGCTATGATCTGCTTCGTACTTTGACGCTGCTCAGAGGATACCCGGGTAAAATCGGTCTGGTCAGCTACCGCAATACCGTGCAACGGGCAGATGAGATCGGAGCCCTGATCGATATGAATCTTGAATTTTACCCGATTGAACAGGAGGACCAGCTGGAGGCTGAGCTTCGCAAAGCAAAAGAACAGGGAATCGCCGTCATGGTTGGCGACGTCATCTCCACACAGGCGGCGGCCCGTCTGGGAATCAAATCGATCCTGATCACCTCCGGCAGGGAAGCGGTCATGGACGCCATCGACGAAGCTGAACGGCTGGTTGCTTCCATCCAAAAAGAGCGGGAGGCGAGAAGTCTCCTGGAAGCGGCGTTTGCGCATTTTCCAGGTGGTCTTTTGCTGACAGACCCGGCGGGAGAAGTTTTGGCCGCCAATGAAAAAGCGATCGCGCTGATGCGCAAGTCTCAAGCGCCGGGTGAGGACGGGGCGAAGGAAGCGCAGCCGGATGCTGTCCGGCAGTTGGTGACGAGGCTGGTTTCCTCCTCCTTTTCCAGCCAAAGTCGCGGGAGGCGACCGGAAGTGATCCAGTTGGAGGCAGAGGGAGAGGATATCCTTGCCCAACAAATTCCCCTCGAAATCGTGGGCGGCGGGGGCGCTCATCTCTTTGTTCTGAAGTCCGCCGCGGAAATCCGCTCAGCCGAGCTGCTCTTGCGAAAACATCGGGTCCGGGAGCGGGAGCGGGAGCAGCCGATTTCCCATGTGAACCAGCTGGTGGCCACCTCTGATGCGATGAAAAGAATACTGGCCGCAGCGGAAGGGTGCAGCCAGAGCAATCTCCCGGTCCTCCTTTTGGGAGAAGCCGGCACCGAAAAGAAGAGCATCGCCTGGGCCATCCATAACGCCAGCGAGAGATGTGACGGTCCTTTTGTCACGCTGGACTGTGCAGCCCATGAGCCGGAGCAGCTGACAAACGAGCTTTTCGGTCGGAAACCGCAGGATGGCACAGACAGTCCGCAGGGCGAGGGGGCGCTGGCCCTCGCTTCGGGCGGGACACTGTTCATCGATCATGTGAGCCTTCTGCCCCCGGTGGTCCAAAGCAGGCTGCTGCGGGTGTTGCAAGAGCGGGCGATCGCGGACGGAGATGCGAGAACACATCCGGTCGAGATTCGGCTGATTGCCGCAGACGCAAGAGATCTGCAAGAGGCTGTGGAGGCCGGGACATTTTCCCGGGAGCTGCATTCCCGGCTGAGCGGATCGACGCTCCTGATTCCGCCGCTTCGTCACCGCATGGAGGATCTGGAAGAGCTGGTGCGCTGGATGATCGCATCGTATAACCAGCAGCATGGCAAACAGATCGTGGGCATGCGGGAGGAAGCCTTGGCGTTGCTGAAAAAGCGCAGCTGGCCGGGAAATCTGGCAGAACTCGAAATCGCGGTGCACGGCTTGTGTGAGCGGGCGCCGGGGCCTTTTATCGAAGCGGAGCAGGTGATGGAGCTGTCACAGGCCAAAGCGTTCGACGGACCGACAGCAAGCCGGGAGCGGTGGATTGATCTTGGAGCGAAAACGCTGGAGGAGCTCGAACGCGAGATCATCATTCGCGTGCTGGAGGAAGAGGGACAGAACCAATCGCAGGCAGCCAAACGGCTGGGGATTGATCGTTCCACCTTGTGGCGGAAAATCAAACAGCTCACGCGGGAGTGA
- a CDS encoding helix-turn-helix domain-containing protein: MMSFGLNVKQARKEKGLTLQELSDRSGVSPSMLSMIEREEKNPTLHVACQIAEALELTLSQLLGEQEKREVMLIRRSERLVYRDEQSGFERHLLSPSFPAKGIEFVLNVVPAGKESGLFPAHKQGVKEYLVVASGKLRAVLGDGVLDTILEEGDSLYFEADLPHRFINVGETPCSYYLVIDSTAGK; the protein is encoded by the coding sequence ATGATGAGCTTCGGTCTGAACGTCAAACAGGCGCGAAAGGAAAAGGGATTGACGCTGCAAGAACTGTCGGATCGCTCAGGGGTGAGCCCGTCCATGCTCTCGATGATAGAGCGCGAGGAAAAAAATCCGACCTTGCATGTCGCTTGCCAGATCGCGGAAGCGCTGGAGCTTACCCTGTCGCAGCTATTGGGGGAGCAGGAAAAACGAGAGGTCATGCTGATCAGGAGAAGCGAGCGGCTCGTCTACCGCGATGAGCAGTCCGGTTTCGAGCGCCACCTGTTGTCCCCGTCGTTTCCGGCGAAAGGGATTGAATTTGTGCTGAATGTCGTTCCGGCAGGCAAGGAGTCCGGACTTTTTCCCGCTCACAAACAAGGCGTAAAAGAATATCTCGTCGTCGCTTCGGGGAAGCTTCGAGCCGTGCTTGGCGATGGCGTGCTGGATACGATTTTGGAAGAAGGGGATTCGCTCTACTTTGAGGCGGATCTGCCTCACCGATTTATCAATGTCGGGGAGACGCCATGCAGCTATTATCTGGTGATCGACTCCACAGCCGGCAAGTAG
- a CDS encoding L-lactate permease — translation MAAVFLACFPILLILLLLFVGRLSAWKAGLAGVFAAAGLALFVPYFETPIGKLYTAAVKGALTTSLVAYVIFFGILLFHLMNVSGVMQSIASYIAHSTKDPIRQVLLLAVGFSPLVESSSGFGIAVIVLAPILISLGFDRFRAVLIALVSLSAVPWGSLAMGTIIGASLGNIPADKLGTGSALLSLPTFFYFALLIVYLAGGWSGVKRRFWETLLVSGVCGLSVWGANRYVSVELAGVFGSMAAIGAELLCIRFTAERAGYEKRAAEAELSAAKETLPGGERGSGIAKTFSPYLILITLLLLSRLIAPVEAFLQSRLVLSLPAYGFSLPLLYSPGFFLGVTCLLTCFLFSLGKGKVIKSLRSTFVQATPVIGSTLFYVVLSEMMAAASMTDTLAHAAAALFGGAFLFVSPLIGGLGGFLTGSNTGSNAMFIKLQTQTAIQLGISPELVAYGQNTASSHSMMASPSRVLLGVTVGDVKEREHEMLKKITLITLGTICLVVLGLGAIALFSE, via the coding sequence GTGGCCGCTGTTTTTCTTGCCTGCTTTCCCATCCTGCTGATTCTTCTGCTTCTTTTCGTTGGCAGGCTGTCCGCATGGAAAGCAGGGCTCGCCGGGGTCTTTGCCGCCGCAGGACTGGCCCTGTTTGTTCCCTATTTTGAGACGCCGATCGGCAAACTGTATACGGCAGCGGTAAAAGGGGCGTTGACTACCTCGCTCGTTGCCTATGTCATCTTCTTCGGCATCCTGCTCTTCCATTTGATGAATGTATCAGGCGTAATGCAGAGCATTGCCTCGTACATCGCGCATTCTACGAAGGATCCGATCCGGCAAGTGCTTCTCCTGGCCGTCGGCTTCTCTCCCCTGGTCGAGTCGTCCAGCGGCTTTGGCATCGCTGTGATCGTGCTCGCTCCGATCCTCATTTCACTGGGCTTTGACCGATTCCGCGCAGTGCTGATCGCGCTTGTCAGCCTGAGTGCTGTTCCATGGGGATCGCTGGCCATGGGCACGATCATCGGGGCCAGCCTGGGGAATATTCCCGCAGACAAACTGGGGACCGGCAGCGCCCTTTTGTCGCTCCCGACGTTTTTCTATTTTGCCTTGCTGATCGTCTATCTGGCTGGAGGCTGGAGCGGAGTCAAACGGCGTTTTTGGGAAACGCTGCTGGTTAGCGGTGTATGCGGCCTTTCCGTTTGGGGCGCCAACCGCTATGTCAGCGTAGAGCTTGCCGGGGTATTTGGCTCGATGGCAGCGATTGGTGCCGAGCTGCTGTGCATCCGTTTCACAGCCGAACGGGCCGGATATGAGAAGCGGGCAGCAGAGGCAGAGCTGTCCGCAGCAAAGGAAACGCTGCCGGGAGGTGAACGGGGCAGCGGCATCGCGAAAACGTTCAGTCCCTATTTGATCCTGATCACTCTCTTGCTGTTGTCCCGCTTGATTGCCCCGGTGGAAGCCTTTTTGCAATCCCGCCTGGTCCTGAGCCTGCCGGCTTATGGTTTTTCGCTGCCGCTGCTATATTCTCCCGGATTTTTTCTGGGGGTGACCTGCCTGTTGACCTGCTTTCTGTTTTCCTTGGGAAAAGGCAAGGTGATCAAGAGCCTGCGCTCCACATTTGTCCAGGCCACTCCTGTGATTGGGTCCACGCTCTTTTACGTCGTCCTGTCCGAGATGATGGCCGCCGCTTCGATGACGGACACGCTGGCTCATGCCGCAGCCGCTCTGTTCGGCGGAGCCTTTCTGTTCGTCTCTCCGCTGATCGGAGGGTTGGGCGGCTTCTTGACCGGAAGCAACACCGGTTCCAATGCGATGTTTATCAAGCTGCAGACGCAAACCGCGATACAGCTGGGCATTTCTCCCGAACTGGTTGCCTACGGACAAAACACGGCGTCCTCCCATTCCATGATGGCTTCCCCCTCCCGCGTTCTGCTCGGGGTCACCGTCGGGGATGTCAAAGAGCGGGAGCATGAGATGCTCAAGAAAATCACTTTGATCACGCTTGGGACGATCTGTCTGGTCGTGCTTGGCCTCGGGGCGATTGCGCTTTTCTCGGAGTAG
- a CDS encoding precorrin-2 dehydrogenase/sirohydrochlorin ferrochelatase family protein, producing MRLYPMMVNLEGKRCLVVGGGRVAERKIDKLLAAGAEIAVVAPSCTEAVAKWAREERLFLYRRPFAPEDTRHALIVIAATDDPDVNLAVYQACASHQWVNIADRPDLCSFTVPSVVERGDLQIAISTGGHNPGLAKKLRRQMEAHIGPEYEEYTAFLGAMRRRVLELSLDDRQKREILSALLDDRFLCWTKSGERERRDLEAERIIENARQTGT from the coding sequence ATGCGACTCTACCCGATGATGGTCAATCTGGAGGGAAAGCGTTGCCTCGTGGTCGGAGGGGGGCGAGTAGCGGAGCGGAAGATCGACAAACTCCTCGCCGCCGGTGCCGAGATCGCCGTCGTCGCCCCTTCATGTACGGAGGCCGTTGCGAAGTGGGCTCGCGAAGAGCGTCTTTTCCTCTACCGCCGTCCCTTTGCGCCGGAGGATACCCGGCATGCGCTCATCGTCATCGCGGCGACGGACGACCCAGACGTGAATCTGGCCGTCTACCAGGCGTGTGCCTCTCACCAATGGGTCAACATCGCAGACAGACCCGATCTCTGCAGCTTTACCGTGCCCTCCGTGGTGGAGCGGGGGGATTTGCAGATCGCCATCTCTACGGGCGGACACAACCCGGGGTTGGCCAAGAAGCTTCGCAGACAGATGGAAGCGCATATAGGTCCCGAATACGAGGAGTATACGGCCTTTCTCGGAGCCATGCGCCGCCGCGTACTGGAGCTGTCTTTGGATGACCGGCAAAAGCGCGAAATTCTGTCTGCATTGCTGGACGACCGCTTTCTTTGCTGGACGAAGTCGGGGGAGCGGGAGCGAAGGGATCTGGAGGCAGAGAGAATCATTGAAAACGCAAGGCAAACCGGCACCTGA
- the cobA gene encoding uroporphyrinogen-III C-methyltransferase, which yields MSGRGRVYLVGAGPGDPKLITLKGLECLQQADVVVYDRLANPALLAHAPQNAERIYCGKLPDNHTMRQEVINVLLAEKAREGKTVVRLKGGDPCVFGRVGEEAEHLAACGIPFEIVPGVTAGIAAPAYAGIPVTHREYGSSFAVVTGHLREGKQESGWAQGSSPGSVKWQALAAGIDTVAFYMGVGNLPSIRQNLIAHGRDPQTPVAVIAWGTLPEQTTVTGTLEDIEERLASGPKISNPAIILVGEVVRMRERINWFERMETEKTEQEPCDSTR from the coding sequence ATGAGCGGGCGGGGGCGCGTCTACCTCGTCGGAGCAGGACCCGGCGATCCCAAGCTGATCACGCTCAAAGGGCTGGAGTGCCTGCAGCAGGCCGATGTCGTCGTCTACGACCGCCTGGCCAATCCCGCTCTGCTCGCGCATGCGCCGCAAAATGCCGAGCGCATCTACTGCGGCAAGCTGCCGGACAACCACACGATGCGCCAGGAGGTAATCAATGTCCTGCTGGCGGAGAAAGCGCGCGAAGGAAAGACCGTCGTCCGGCTCAAAGGCGGCGATCCTTGCGTGTTTGGCCGCGTGGGCGAGGAAGCGGAGCATCTCGCCGCTTGCGGCATTCCCTTTGAAATCGTACCCGGCGTCACGGCGGGGATCGCCGCGCCGGCTTATGCCGGCATTCCCGTGACGCACCGGGAGTACGGCTCCTCCTTTGCCGTGGTGACCGGCCATCTCCGCGAGGGCAAGCAGGAGAGCGGCTGGGCTCAGGGAAGCAGCCCGGGAAGCGTGAAATGGCAAGCGCTGGCTGCAGGCATCGATACGGTCGCCTTTTACATGGGAGTCGGCAACCTACCGTCCATTCGCCAAAATCTGATCGCCCACGGGCGCGACCCGCAAACCCCTGTCGCCGTAATCGCCTGGGGAACGCTGCCGGAGCAGACGACAGTGACCGGAACGCTGGAAGATATTGAAGAACGTCTGGCGAGCGGCCCGAAAATATCCAATCCTGCGATTATCCTCGTAGGGGAGGTCGTCCGGATGCGGGAGCGGATCAACTGGTTTGAGCGGATGGAAACGGAAAAAACGGAGCAGGAACCATGCGACTCTACCCGATGA
- the cobT gene encoding nicotinate-nucleotide--dimethylbenzimidazole phosphoribosyltransferase: protein MSHADWKKGRDAVQPLDTKAAARASAHVDQLTKPLGSLGRLEKLAVQLAAITGEPAPAVAPPGILVFAADHGVASEGVSAYPQEVTAQMVANFAHGGAAINVFGRQIGALLHVVDVGVATDVDAPGVWSKKVRYGTASMLRKWAMSREEAEQSLQVGYESAEALFAEGAKLLIVGEMGIGNTTASSAMLAALTETEPDQLVGRGTGVCDEKWERKKAVVKEALALHQPNPADPLDVLAKVGGLEIGAMAGAIICAAARRVPVLLDGFISTVAALLAVRLCPAAADYLLAGHRSQEPGHAHVLATLGQEPLIDLGLRLGEGSGAAVAFPIVESATRMLREMATFASAGVSNR, encoded by the coding sequence ATGAGCCATGCAGATTGGAAAAAAGGGCGGGATGCGGTGCAGCCGCTGGACACAAAGGCCGCGGCACGGGCCAGCGCCCATGTCGACCAGTTGACTAAACCGCTGGGAAGCCTGGGCAGATTGGAGAAGCTGGCTGTGCAGTTGGCTGCGATTACAGGAGAGCCAGCCCCTGCTGTCGCTCCGCCGGGGATACTCGTATTTGCCGCCGACCACGGTGTGGCATCCGAAGGCGTCTCGGCGTATCCGCAGGAAGTGACGGCCCAGATGGTAGCCAATTTTGCCCATGGCGGCGCGGCGATCAACGTATTTGGCCGGCAGATCGGCGCCCTGCTGCACGTCGTGGACGTCGGCGTAGCCACCGATGTGGATGCGCCTGGCGTCTGGTCGAAAAAAGTGCGGTACGGAACGGCCAGCATGCTGCGCAAATGGGCGATGAGCCGGGAGGAAGCGGAACAATCCCTGCAAGTCGGATACGAGAGCGCAGAGGCCCTCTTCGCCGAAGGGGCCAAGCTGCTGATCGTCGGCGAGATGGGGATCGGCAACACGACAGCCAGCAGCGCCATGCTGGCCGCCCTGACCGAAACGGAGCCAGATCAGCTGGTAGGCCGGGGCACCGGTGTCTGCGACGAGAAGTGGGAGAGGAAAAAAGCGGTGGTCAAAGAGGCGCTTGCCCTGCATCAGCCGAATCCTGCTGATCCGCTCGATGTACTCGCCAAGGTAGGCGGTCTGGAGATCGGTGCCATGGCGGGCGCGATCATTTGCGCGGCGGCCCGCCGCGTGCCTGTCCTCCTGGACGGGTTTATCTCCACCGTGGCGGCTCTGCTGGCCGTCCGACTATGTCCGGCTGCGGCAGACTATCTCTTGGCCGGCCACCGTTCACAGGAGCCGGGACATGCTCATGTGCTGGCTACTTTGGGGCAGGAGCCGCTGATTGACCTTGGCCTGCGGCTGGGCGAGGGCAGCGGAGCGGCGGTCGCTTTCCCGATCGTCGAGTCGGCTACGCGGATGCTGCGGGAGATGGCGACTTTTGCGTCTGCCGGGGTGAGCAACCGATGA
- a CDS encoding cobyric acid synthase, which produces MIQGTSSDAGKSVIATAFCRIFAKAGYRTAPFKSQNMALNSYVTLDGKEIGRAQGVQAEAAGIVATTDMNPILIKPTRDAESQIVVNGEPYGNMKAMAYRTEFYEQGLRVIEAAYRRLAQSYERIVIEGAGSPAEVNLNDRELVNMRVARLVNAPVILVADIERGGVFASLVGTLQLLEPEDRERVIGVIINRFRGDLSLLTPGLEWFEQYTGKPVLGVVPYIPDLWIDAEDSLILHRYQGKSEKTGELDIAVIRYPRISNFTDVDPFFVEPDCRVRFVTRAEELGQPDLLILPGSKNTLEDLLFLRETGLEAALLRLHREGRTLLAGICGGYQMLGSSIHDPQGVESPVRSMAGLGLIPMETTMQTRKTTVLSRGTARFAGETIDLLGYEIHMGQSVFTEERAPLIELADRADGYWDERELVLGSYFHGLFHDDRFRQLLLNFLRGKKGLAPITERPSFVALREQGFDRIAEEVKKHVRLDIIEEQMKAFQGSECI; this is translated from the coding sequence ATGATCCAGGGGACCAGCTCGGATGCCGGAAAAAGCGTGATTGCCACTGCATTTTGCCGGATTTTTGCAAAGGCCGGCTACAGGACGGCGCCCTTCAAATCGCAGAACATGGCGCTCAACTCCTATGTGACCTTGGACGGCAAAGAGATCGGGCGGGCGCAGGGCGTGCAGGCGGAGGCGGCGGGGATCGTCGCGACGACGGACATGAATCCGATCCTGATCAAGCCTACCCGGGACGCGGAGTCGCAGATCGTCGTCAACGGAGAGCCGTACGGCAATATGAAGGCGATGGCCTACCGCACGGAGTTTTACGAGCAGGGCTTGCGCGTGATCGAAGCGGCTTACCGCAGGCTGGCCCAATCCTACGAACGGATCGTGATCGAGGGCGCGGGCAGCCCGGCCGAGGTGAATCTGAACGACCGCGAGCTCGTCAATATGCGGGTGGCGCGGCTGGTCAATGCGCCGGTCATCCTGGTGGCGGATATCGAGCGGGGCGGCGTGTTCGCCAGCCTGGTCGGGACGCTGCAGCTCCTGGAGCCAGAGGACAGAGAGCGCGTCATCGGGGTGATTATCAATCGTTTTCGCGGCGACCTCTCACTCCTGACGCCGGGGCTGGAGTGGTTCGAGCAGTATACGGGCAAGCCGGTGCTTGGCGTGGTTCCGTACATACCCGATTTGTGGATCGACGCGGAAGACTCGCTGATCCTGCACCGCTACCAGGGGAAGTCGGAGAAAACGGGCGAGCTGGACATCGCCGTGATCCGCTATCCGCGCATCTCCAACTTTACGGATGTCGATCCCTTTTTCGTGGAGCCCGATTGCCGCGTCCGTTTTGTCACGAGAGCAGAAGAGCTGGGGCAGCCTGACCTGCTCATCCTGCCGGGGAGCAAAAATACGCTGGAGGATCTGCTGTTCCTGCGGGAGACGGGGCTGGAAGCGGCGCTCCTGCGTCTTCACCGGGAGGGCCGCACCTTGCTCGCCGGAATCTGCGGCGGCTATCAGATGCTGGGCAGCTCGATCCACGATCCACAGGGCGTGGAGTCTCCCGTACGATCCATGGCGGGCCTCGGCCTGATTCCCATGGAAACGACGATGCAGACGCGCAAGACGACCGTATTGTCCCGGGGAACAGCCCGATTCGCCGGGGAAACGATCGACCTTCTGGGGTACGAAATTCACATGGGCCAATCGGTATTTACAGAAGAGCGGGCCCCGTTGATCGAGCTGGCAGACCGTGCCGACGGGTATTGGGACGAGCGGGAGCTGGTGCTGGGCTCGTATTTTCACGGATTGTTTCACGACGACCGCTTCCGCCAGCTCTTGCTCAATTTCCTGCGCGGGAAAAAGGGCTTGGCTCCCATAACGGAGCGGCCTTCTTTTGTAGCGCTCAGGGAACAGGGATTTGACCGCATCGCTGAGGAGGTCAAAAAACACGTCCGCCTGGACATCATCGAAGAGCAAATGAAAGCTTTTCAGGGGAGTGAGTGCATATGA
- a CDS encoding cobyrinate a,c-diamide synthase: protein MSGQTCSSTRRLVIAGTGSGAGKTTVTIGLMAALKRRGHVVQGFKCGPDYIDPTYHTAVTGRVSRNLDSWMLDTHTMQEIFVRGSHGADISIIEGVMGMYDGKDPRSDRGSTAEISILTKSPVLLVISAQSMARSAAAIVKGFQLLNTEARIVGVIANKVGSEGHYKIVKTAIEQECGIPVVGYLKRESDLEIPERHLGLVPSVERGELNPLFDRLAELMAETVDMEQIWALAEAEPLHVEPRMFAQVPLTESGGHRDDGEAAGHLDNAAALDKGAAGHPGSRDRAKPDGRVKIAVAKDPAFHFYYPENFELLQACGAELLFFSPLAGQPVPEEADGLYIGGGFPEEFAAELSRDEAVLRSFREAISSGLPTLAECGGFMYLTDAIETTDGSVYPMVGLIRGKVTMQKRLAALGYREITGTQHNFLIGPGEQAKGHEFHYSTFAAEAEYPHAYETKGLRGTKTEGYAKDNLVAGYTHLHFASNPELAKRWVERCREVRAGG from the coding sequence ATGAGCGGACAGACGTGCAGCAGCACCCGCCGCCTCGTCATCGCCGGAACCGGCAGCGGCGCGGGGAAAACTACGGTGACGATCGGCCTAATGGCCGCCCTGAAGCGCCGTGGACATGTGGTGCAGGGCTTCAAATGCGGCCCCGACTACATCGACCCGACCTATCATACCGCTGTCACGGGACGCGTCTCGCGCAATCTGGACAGCTGGATGCTGGATACGCACACGATGCAGGAGATCTTTGTCCGCGGCAGCCACGGCGCCGACATCTCGATCATCGAGGGCGTGATGGGCATGTACGACGGCAAAGACCCGAGAAGCGACCGAGGGAGCACGGCCGAGATCAGCATTCTGACGAAGTCGCCCGTCCTGCTGGTGATCAGCGCGCAGAGCATGGCCCGCAGCGCAGCGGCGATTGTCAAAGGCTTTCAACTGCTGAATACGGAGGCGCGCATCGTTGGAGTGATCGCCAACAAAGTCGGCAGCGAAGGCCACTACAAGATCGTCAAGACGGCCATCGAGCAGGAGTGCGGCATCCCCGTCGTCGGCTATCTGAAGCGGGAGAGCGATCTGGAGATCCCGGAGCGGCATCTCGGCCTGGTCCCTTCCGTAGAGCGGGGGGAGCTGAATCCGCTGTTCGACCGCCTGGCCGAGCTGATGGCCGAGACGGTCGACATGGAGCAGATCTGGGCGCTGGCCGAGGCGGAGCCGCTTCACGTGGAGCCGCGGATGTTTGCCCAGGTGCCGCTGACGGAGAGCGGCGGACACAGGGATGATGGGGAGGCAGCAGGTCATCTGGACAATGCTGCGGCACTGGACAAAGGTGCAGCCGGACATCCCGGCAGCCGGGATCGCGCGAAACCGGACGGCCGTGTCAAAATCGCCGTCGCCAAAGACCCGGCTTTTCACTTTTACTACCCGGAGAACTTCGAGCTGCTGCAAGCCTGCGGGGCGGAGCTGCTCTTTTTCTCCCCGCTGGCGGGCCAGCCTGTGCCAGAGGAGGCGGACGGATTGTATATCGGGGGCGGCTTCCCCGAGGAGTTCGCAGCGGAATTGTCCCGCGATGAAGCGGTGCTCCGCTCTTTTCGGGAGGCGATTTCCTCCGGCCTGCCTACGCTGGCGGAGTGCGGCGGGTTTATGTACCTGACGGACGCGATCGAGACGACGGACGGCAGCGTCTACCCCATGGTGGGGCTCATTCGCGGGAAGGTGACGATGCAGAAGCGGCTGGCGGCGCTCGGCTACCGCGAGATCACGGGCACGCAGCACAACTTCCTGATCGGGCCAGGCGAGCAGGCAAAAGGGCATGAATTTCACTACTCCACCTTTGCCGCCGAGGCCGAGTATCCGCACGCCTACGAGACGAAAGGGCTGCGCGGCACCAAGACGGAGGGCTACGCCAAGGACAATCTGGTCGCAGGCTATACGCATCTGCATTTCGCCTCTAATCCGGAGCTGGCGAAGCGCTGGGTGGAGCGTTGCCGGGAGGTGAGAGCAGGTGGCTGA
- a CDS encoding cobalt-precorrin 5A hydrolase: MIIELKEGEIPAIRQRGEYAIVAITKHGVEMARDLHQRFPGADLYYMSKFARGDEEARGIQLFVNSVRMLFPALWPAYKGLILIISLGAVVRMIAPVLQDKKTDPGVVVVDDRGENVISVLSGHLGGANELAKEVAAVLGARPIITTASDVQKTIPVDLFGRRFGWEWESDEKLTPVSASVVNEEPVAVVVESGERNWWMHETPMPPSITVYGTVAEALEAKPHGALVVTHRILTPEEEPILENGVLYRPKVIVIGMGCNRGTSAEEIEAVIRETLEELRFSIKSVKALATIELKKDEEGLLQVCQKFGWPFVWYTPEQLNSVAIEEPSETVYKFTGAYGVSEPAAKLCAGVDELVLTKKKSGNVTISVALMPYGGEGRP, encoded by the coding sequence ATGATCATCGAGCTGAAAGAGGGAGAAATCCCGGCGATCAGACAGCGCGGCGAGTACGCCATCGTGGCGATCACCAAGCACGGCGTAGAGATGGCCCGCGACCTGCACCAGCGCTTTCCCGGTGCCGACCTGTACTACATGAGCAAATTCGCCCGGGGTGATGAAGAGGCGCGAGGCATTCAGCTTTTCGTAAACAGCGTACGGATGCTGTTTCCCGCCCTCTGGCCTGCTTATAAAGGACTGATCTTAATTATCTCGCTCGGCGCTGTCGTACGGATGATCGCGCCCGTTTTGCAGGACAAAAAGACAGACCCGGGCGTGGTCGTCGTCGATGACCGGGGCGAGAATGTGATCAGCGTGCTCTCCGGCCATCTCGGCGGGGCCAATGAGCTGGCCAAGGAAGTGGCGGCGGTGCTGGGGGCGCGGCCGATCATCACGACCGCCTCCGATGTGCAGAAGACGATCCCGGTCGACCTCTTCGGCCGCCGCTTCGGCTGGGAGTGGGAGTCAGACGAAAAATTGACCCCGGTCAGCGCTTCCGTGGTCAACGAGGAGCCGGTCGCCGTCGTCGTGGAGTCTGGCGAGCGCAACTGGTGGATGCACGAGACGCCGATGCCTCCGTCGATCACGGTCTACGGCACCGTCGCCGAAGCGCTGGAGGCGAAGCCGCACGGAGCTTTGGTGGTCACTCATCGCATTCTTACCCCCGAGGAAGAGCCGATCTTGGAAAACGGCGTCCTCTACCGTCCCAAGGTGATCGTGATCGGCATGGGCTGCAACCGCGGCACCTCCGCCGAGGAGATCGAAGCGGTGATCCGGGAGACGCTGGAGGAGCTGCGCTTTTCCATCAAGAGCGTAAAGGCGCTGGCGACCATCGAGCTGAAAAAGGACGAGGAAGGCCTCTTGCAGGTCTGCCAAAAATTCGGCTGGCCCTTTGTCTGGTATACGCCGGAGCAGTTGAATTCCGTGGCGATCGAGGAGCCTTCGGAGACGGTCTATAAATTTACCGGCGCGTACGGCGTGAGCGAGCCTGCGGCCAAGCTGTGCGCCGGAGTGGATGAACTGGTGCTGACCAAGAAAAAGTCGGGCAATGTGACGATCTCCGTCGCCTTGATGCCGTACGGCGGGGAGGGCAGGCCATGA